The following proteins are encoded in a genomic region of Triticum dicoccoides isolate Atlit2015 ecotype Zavitan chromosome 1B, WEW_v2.0, whole genome shotgun sequence:
- the LOC119349055 gene encoding receptor-like protein kinase HSL1, translated as MASPRRTYLPLLALCLVLHLRHAAAQQADERQLLLEVKRAWGDPAELASWSAATGSPCAGWAHVSCDGAGRVTSLALPNVTVSGPVPDAIGRLASLATLDLSNTSVSGGFPKSLYNCTGLTYLDLSMNTLSGDLPADIGRLGENLTYLALNGNGFTGQVPPALSKLKNLTVLALNSNQLTGTIPPELGELTGLQTLKLEVNPFVPGKLPESFKNLTRLATVWLAGCNLTGEFPSYLPGLSELVWLDLSTNAFTGNIPPSIWNLTKLQVLYLHYNKLAGDVVIDGAIGAAGLIEIDLSYNKLTGAIPERLGTLTKLIKLCLSGNGFSGEIPASLAQLPSLVFLWLFENKLTGALPAELGMHSPSLRDIQVDDNDLSGPIPAGVCQNRGLWIISAARNRLNGSIPASLAKCPALISLQLQDNKLSGEVPAALWTETKLMTLLLQNNGGLTGALPETLFWNMTRLYIMNNKFRGSLPSSAAKLQKFNAGNNSFSGEIPAGLAAGMPLLQEFILSSNQLSGAIPAGIASLGGLTQMNFSNNQLTGEIPAGLGSMPVLTLLDLSSNQLSGSIPRALGSLRLNQLNLSSNDLAGEVPEALAVPAYDRSFLGNRALCTGAASSGNLAGVSSCAARSSDKVSPGLRTGLVAAAAALLVVIAALAFFIVRDIKRRKGLAPPEEAWKLTPFQPLDFGEGPVLHGLADENLIGKGGAGRVYRVECPSRSGASGGTVVAVKRIWTGGKVERKLEREFESEVDVLGHVRHTNIVKLLCCLSRAETKLLVYEYMGNGSLDKWLHGHRWPAPAGSSMPARAPSVRRAPLNWPARVRVAVGAARGLSYMHHECSPPVVHRDVKCSNILLDAELNAKVADFGLARMLVEAAGTTPHDTMSAVAGTFGYMAPECAYTRKANEKVDVYSFGVVLLELATGREAGNGGEHCSLAEWAWRHLQSGKSIADAADECIGDARQSDDFEVVFKLGIICTGAQPSTRPTMKDVLQILLRCEQAHRKNLDEKTGVSEYDAAPLLPAVRGGSRRKRLSDAADGKGSFDVVV; from the exons ATGGCGTCGCCACGCCGCACCTATCTCCCACTCCTCGCGCTCTGCCTCGTCCTGCACCTGCGCCATGCCGCGGCGCAGCAGGCCGACGAGCGGCAGCTCCTGCTCGAGGTCAAGCGCGCGTGGGGCGACCCGGCGGAGCTCGCGTCGTGGTCGGCGGCTACGGGCTCGCCCTGCGCCGGCTGGGCCCACGTCTCCTGCGACGGCGCCGGCCGGGTGACCTCCCTCGCCCTCCCGAACGTCACCGTCTCCGGCCCCGTCCCCGACGCCATCGGCCGGCTCGCCAGCCTCGCCACGCTCGACCTCAGCAACACCAGCGTCAGCGGCGGCTTCCCGAAGTCCCTCTACAACTGCACGGGCCTCACGTACCTCGACCTCTCGATGAACACGCTCTCGGGCGACCTCCCCGCCGACATCGGCCGCCTCGGGGAGAACCTCACGTACCTGGCCCTGAACGGCAACGGCTTCACCGGTCAGGTGCCGCCCGCGCTGTCCAAGCTCAAGAACCTGACAGTCCTCGCTCTCAACAGCAACCAGCTCACCGGCACCATCCCGCCGGAGCTCGGGGAGCTGACTGGCCTCCAGACGCTCAAGCTCGAGGTCAACCCGTTCGTCCCCGGCAAGCTGCCGGAATCGTTCAAGAACTTGACGAGGCTGGCCACTGTCTGGCTAGCCGGATGCAACCTCACCGGCGAGTTCCCGAGCTACCTCCCGGGGCTGTCGGAGTTGGTGTGGCTTGACCTGTCGACGAACGCGTTCACCGGGAACATTCCACCGTCGATCTGGAACCTCACCAAGCTGCAGGTGTTGTACTTACACTATAACAAGCTCGCTGGTGATGTCGTCATCGATGGCGCCATCGGAGCGGCGGGTCTAATCGAGATCGACCTGTCCTACAACAAGCTGACCGGAGCGATCCCTGAAAGGCTCGGGACCTTGACGAAGCTCATCAAATTATGCTTGAGCGGCAACGGCTTCTCCGGCGAGATACCGGCGAGCCTCGCCCAGCTACCGTCGCTGGTGTTCCTGTGGTTGTTCGAGAACAAACTCACGGGAGCGCTTCCGGCGGAGCTCGGGATGCACTCGCCGTCGCTGAGAGACATCCAGGTCGACGACAACGACCTCTCCGGGCCGATACCTGCGGGGGTCTGCCAGAACCGCGGGCTGTGGATCATCTCCGCCGCCCGCAACCGCCTGAACGGATCGATCCCGGCCAGCCTCGCCAAGTGCCCCGCGCTCATAAGCCTGCAGCTCCAAGACAACAAACTTTCCGGCGAGGTGCCGGCCGCGCTCTGGACGGAGACGAAGCTGATGACTCTGCTTTTGCAGAACAATGGAGGGCTCACCGGTGCCCTGCCAGAGACGCTGTTTTGGAACATGACGAGGCTCTACATCATGAATAACAAGTTCAGAGGCAGCCTTCCGTCGTCGGCGGCTAAGCTGCAGAAGTTCAACGCCGGGAACAACTCCTTCTCCGGCGAGATACccgcggggctcgccgccggcatgCCGCTGCTGCAGGAGTTCATCCTGTCGTCCAACCAGCTGTCGGGCGCGATCCCGGCGGGCATCGCGTCGCTCGGTGGCCTGACGCAGATGAACTTCAGCAACAACCAGCTCACCGGCGAGATACCGGCGGGGTTGGGCTCCATGCCGGTGCTCACCCTGCTCGACCTCTCGTCCAACCAACTCTCCGGCAGCATCCCGCGAGCGCTGGGATCGCTAAGGCTGAACCAGCTAAACCTGTCATCCAATGACCTCGCCGGCGAGGTCCCGGAGGCGCTCGCTGTCCCCGCCTACGACCGAAGCTTCCTGGGCAACCGCGCGCTCTGCACGGGCGCGGCGTCGTCGGGGAACCTCGCCGGCGTGAGCTCGTGCGCGGCCAGGTCATCCGACAAGGTATCACCAGGCCTCCGCACCGGCCTTGTCGCCGCGGCCGCCGCGCTGCTCGTCGTCATCGCGGCGCTCGCCTTCTTCATCGTCCGCGACATCAAGAGGCGGAAGGGGCTCGCGCCGCCCGAGGAGGCCTGGAAGCTCACCCCTTTCCAGCCGCTGGACTTCGGCGAGGGCCCCGTGCTGCACGGGCTCGCCGACGAGAACCTCATCGGcaagggcggggcggggcgggtgtACCGCGTGGAGTGCCCCAGCCGGAGCGGCGCGAGCGGCGGCACGGTGGTGGCCGTGAAGCGGATCTGGACCGGCGGGAAGGTGGAGAGGAAGCTGGAGCGGGAGTTCGAGTCGGAGGTGGACGTGCTCGGCCACGTCCGGCACACCAACATCGTCAAGCTCCTGTGCTGCCTCTCCCGCGCGGAGACCAAGCTCCTCGTCTACGAGTACATGGGCAACGGCAGCCTGGACAAGTGGCTCCACGGCCACAGGTGGCCGGCACCGGCTGGGAGCTCGATGCCGGCGAGGGCCCCCTCGGTCAGGCGAGCGCCGCTGAACTGGCCGGCGAGGGTGagggtggccgtgggcgcggcgcgGGGGCTGAGCTACATGCACCACGAGTGCTCCCCGCCGGTGGTGCACCGGGACGTCAAGTGCAGCAACATCCTGCTCGACGCGGAGCTCAACGCCAAGGTCGCCGACTTCGGGCTCGCCAGGATGCTCGTCGAAGCCGCCGGCACGACGCCACACGACACCATGTCCGCCGTCGCCGGAACCTTCGGCTACATGGCTCCCG AGTGCGCGTACACGAGGAAGGCGAACGAGAAGGTGGACGTGTACAGCTTCGGGGTGGTGCTGCTGGAGCTGGCCACCGGCAGGGAGGCCGGCAACGGCGGCGAGCACTGCTCGCTGGCGGAGTGGGCGTGGCGGCACCTGCAGTCGGGGAAGAGCATCGCCGACGCGGCGGACGAGTGCATCGGCGACGCCAGGCAAAGTGACGACTTCGAGGTCGTGTTCAAGCTCGGCATCATCTGCACCGGCGCCCAGCCGTCGACGCGGCCAACCATGAAGGACGTGCTGCAGATACTGCTGCGGTGCGAGCAGGCTCACCGGAAAAACCTCGACGAGAAGACGGGCGTCTCCGAGTACGACGCCGCCCCGCTGCTGCCAGCAGTGCGAGGGGGCAGTCGCCGGAAACGGCTATCCGACGCCGCTGACGGCAAGGGTAGCTTCGACGTCGTCGTCTGA
- the LOC119349056 gene encoding hexokinase-5-like, which yields MGKAAAVGTAVVVCAAVGTAVVLGRRRRRRDAELLGAAEAERKKKVAAVIEDVERTLATPTALLRGISDALVLEMERGLRGDMHSQLKMLISYVDNLPTGDEHGLFYALDLGGTNFRVLRVQLGGREKRVAKQQYQEVSIPPHLMVGTSLELFDFIAAVLAKFVETEGDEFHLPMGRQRELGFTFSFPVNQLSISSGTLIKWTKGFSINGTVGEDVVAELSKAMERQGLDMKVTALVNDTVGTLAGGRYMDNDVVAAVILGTGTNAAYVEHANAIPKWTGLLPKSGNMVINTEWGSFKSDKLPLSEYDKALDFESLNPGEQIYEKLISGMYLGEIVRRILLKLAHDAALFGDVVPAKLELPFVLRTPDMSAMHHDASHDLKILGSKLKDIVGVADTSLEVRYITRHICDIVAERGARLAAAGIYGILKKLGRDKVPTDGSPMQRTVVALDGGLYEHYKKFSSCLEATLSDLLGDEASSSLVAKLANDGSGIGAALLAASHSQYADIY from the exons atggggaaggcggcggcggtggggacgGCGGTGGTGGTGTGCGCGGCGGTGGGCACGGCGGTCGTGCtcggccggcgccggcgccgcagGGACGCGGAGCTGCTCGGCGCCGCCGAGGCCGAGCGCAAGAAGAAGGTGGCGGCCGTCATCGAGGACGTCGAGCGCACGCTCGCCACGCCCACCGCCCTGCTGCGGGGCATCTCCGACGCGCTCGTCCTCGAGATGGAGCGCGGACTGCGCGGGGACATGCACTCCCAGCTCAAGATGCTCATCAGCTACGTCGACAACCTCCCCACCGG GGACGAACATGGCTTGTTTTATGCATTGGATCTTGGAGGTACCAACTTCCGTGTTCTGCGAGTCCAGCTTGGAGGAAGGGAGAAACGTGTTGCCAAGCAACAGTATCAGGAAGTCTCTATTCCACCACACCTGATGGTTGGAACTTCCTTG GAACTATTTGATTTCATTGCTGCTGTATTGGCCAAATTTGTTGAAACTGAAGGTGACGAGTTCCACCTCCCAATGGGGAGGCAGAGAGAGCTGGGTTTCACCTTTTCCTTTCCGGTAAACCAATTATCGATATCATCAGGAACACTCATCAAGTGGACAAAGGGCTTTTCAATCAACGGCACG GTTGGTGAGGATGTTGTGGCTGAGTTGAGCAAGGCCATGGAGAGGCAGGGGCTGGATATGAAAGTTACAGCACTG GTTAATGACACAGTCGGCACATTGGCTGGTGGGAGATATATGGATAATGATGTGGTTGCTGCTGTAATATTGGGCACTGGTACAAACGCAGCATATGTTGAGCATGCTAATGCAATTCCTAAGTGGACTGGACTACTGCCAAAATCCGGAAATATG GTAATCAACACGGAATGGGGAAGCtttaaatcggacaagcttccactTTCAGAATACGACAAAGCATTGGACTTTGAAAGTTTGAACCCTGGAGAACAG ATCTATGAAAAGTTGATTTCCGGCATGTATCTTGGAGAGATTGTGCGAAGAATCTTACTGAAACTGGCTCATGATGCTGCATTGTTTGGGGATGTTGTTCCAGCTAAGCTGGAACTGCCATTCGTACTTAG GACCCCAGATATGTCCGCCATGCACCACGATGCATCACATGACCTTAAAATTCTGGGAAGCAAGCTAAAGGATATCGTTGGG GTTGCGGATACTTCCCTGGAAGTAAGATACATTACTCGTCACATATGTGACATCGTTGCAGAGCGCGGCGCACGCTTGGCCGCTGCTGGCATATATGGCATCCTGAAGAAGCTAGGCCGGGACAAGGTGCCAACCGACGGCAGCCCGATGCAAAGGACCGTGGTTGCATTGGACGGTGGTCTCTATGAGCACTACAAAAAGTTCAGCAGCTGCTTAGAGGCAACTCTTTCAGATCTCCTCGGGGACGAAGCCTCTTCTTCGCTGGTTGCCAAGCTGGCCAATGACGGCTCTGGCATTGGAGCTGCTCTCCTCGCCGCTTCGCACTCCCAGTACGCTGATATCTACTAG